The sequence TCTTTTAAGAATGAGATCCTGATGCTATTCCAGTTCATTTAAAGTTGAAAAATGGCCACCTCATCTGATGGGTTACGTGGAGCCTCCATGCTTTATAAAAGACACTTATAAAGCATGGAGAAAAAACCATAATGCATCTTTTGACTTTTCTACGTAAGCAATGGGGGAGCTCCTCATGAAATTGCAACCAGATATTTTAAGCCTGGATGCCTTGTAGTCAAGGCATCCAGGGATATTTTACCCCCGATTTACCCGGACAATCATGAAAAAAAAGTAAAATTACTTGGATACTGTTGTCATGCATACTATATTTGCGACAACAATATAAATTATTAGAAAATGATACAATTAACATTTGCCTCACTACAAGTGAAAAATCTGGAAGCATCAAAAGAATTCTACACCCAAAAATTAGGATTTGAAATTGACAATTCTAATCCGCAAGCCTGCATATTTAAATATAATCAAGGACAAGCAAGTTTTGCCATTCGCACACCGCTTGAGCCAATCGAGGAAAAAGAATTGGGTATTGGTGTAGCACTTTGGTTTGCTGTTAACGAAAATGTAGATGAACTGAAAGAGAAACTCATTACAAATGGAATAACTACAACAGGACCAATTATTGAAACACCTTTTGGCAGGGCATTCCACGTAAAAGACCTTGACGGCTATAAACTTACTTTTTTAAATACAATATAAATTTAGCGTTTCATCACAAATGCTTCAATAAGAGTATGCAAAAAAAAATAGAATTTAAGTTCAAAAATCCAGGTGAAAGTCCGGGTTATTTACTTGGACAAGTAACCTTGCTGTGGCAACGTAAACACAAAAAAGTTTTAGACCCGTTGAATTTGACCCAAACACAGTTTGTTCTCTTGACCGCACTGGGCTGGCTTTCAAGAGAAAATGATACGGTAACACAAGTGGATATTGCCAATCAGGGAAACGCAGACAGAATGATGGTTTCCAAAGTTCTGCGGACATTGGAAGAAAAGAAATTTATCAGCAGACAGGAACACCCGACTGACACGAGAGCCAAAGTAATCAAATTGACAAATGAAGGTGCAAAAGTTCTGCAAAAAGCCTTGACAGCAATTGAAAATGCTGATATAGAGTTCTTTTCGGTTATAGACAACAACTTGTCGTCATTCAATTCGAATATGATAAATTTAATAGAACAAAACAAAGAAGAATAAAAACACTGCCTTTAGCAACGGCTTTGCAAAATGCGGGGAAAAACCTCTCTATAAGAAAGTCTTCGCTTAGCCCTTTCATTTTGCATCTCCAGGTAATAATATTATCTGAAAATATCCCCCCTCCTCTTTTGTGATGTATTTCAGTTCTTTCCTTAGAAATTATCGTTTGGAATGAATCCCCCCGCCGAAAGATGAAAACTTTGAACTTTTCAGGAAAGATGCTGTTTCCTGAAAACGTGCGGCGTCATCCCGAATTCTTTTTTAAAAAGCCGTATGAATGAGCTTTGGTTCCCAAAGCCACAAGAACTGCAAATCCCACTGACAGTCTGATTTGTCTTTTTGAGCAACCGGCAAGCCTTCTTCATTCTAAGACGTGTAAGGTACTGGTTCGGCGAAACTTCGTAAGTCGCTTTGAATAACCGGAGAAAGTGAAAAGTGGAAATATGAGCGGCACCGGATAATTTTGCGAGGGTAATCTCTTCATCTATATTTTCATGCATATACTTTATTGCCAATTTGAGTTTTTGGTGCAAATCAGCCTTTGTTGATTCAGCAAATGCCTTAACGCGGTTGACCGTTTTATATTGTTCCAAATCAAACCAGGGCCTTTGAGGACGATTAGCCGGATAGCCGTTTTTTTGTCTGAACGCTTTACGTTCACTCGTGAAGTCCCACCAATTCAAGGCACTGTCAGGGTGATCCGAATAATAAACAACTAAACGAAATTGATCTTCCACACAAGGGTCGATCCACACACCTGTCTGCAGTTCCAGTCTGTCAAACAGTTTTGCCGGATCTTTGCCCCTGATCTCTTTCAGGGAATAAAAGCCGAGTTGCATAAGATTCTCAGCAAACTGTTTCCCGATTGAAGGAATAGTTTGAAACTCGGATATGGCCCTGAGCTCCATCGCACGTATTTCGGAGACATTCAAAACAGCTTTTAATTCACGGATCGAACGATGATGAATTTCTTTCAACTTTATCCCATTGGCTCTCAGTATTCGCTTTTCGGAGTCCAGAATGTCTGATCTGTTCAGGAAAGGGTCATTCATATTCTGCAAATGTTAATAGATAATTATTATTGTCTACTATCGAAAACTCTGTGGCACCATAAAAAGTTTTTTCAAGGCCATGCAAAATAGTCACTTTGTCTTTTATTTTCACAAACAGCGCACTTATATTTTCCACCTTGATGTACAGTAGTAGCGAACCGCCATCATTCCGGCTGATCAGAGGCAACGTATTTCCAATGCTTTCAAATGTCTGAAACATAAATGTAACACCTCCGCAACGCATCAATACAAAAACAGGATCGCCCTTATCAGGCACCATGGTAAGGACCTCGAAACCCAGCTGCTTGTAAAAATCGACAGTCTGTTTGATATTCCTCACATAAATATTGGGCGAGACCTTTTCCATGGTGATGGCCTTACTGGTCAACGGTGTCTGAGCATCAGTGGATAAATAGCCGGCCAATAAGCCTGTTAAGATCAATACAAATTTCTTCATTTTTTTCTATCAAAAATAGAAGACAACAGCGAAAGATAATGTGCAGAAATTGCTATTCCTAATTTCTGAAGGTATCTTCGCCAGCATCAACGTGGCGGACAACATAGCGATGGGGTACAGCCATTTCTGTACGGAAGGTTCAATTTCTAACTATCCACCCGATAAGAATAACTTTAAAGGTAACATTTATGTGCTGAATCCCCCTCCCCTGTTGCAGCACAAATTACATTTTGGACACCCAAATTCAAACTTATCACACATCCCTCATGTAAATTAAAATCATCAAAAAAGGTCCCTTCCGGATACCACCCCGCAAGGGACCTTATACTTTGACATTTCTAATACAACTTCATCACTCTCATCTCACTACTACAAGCTTTGTACGGGGTAAGGATACAACCTGCCTGTCAGTAGGAAAGTGTAGGAATTTCATCTCTACAATAGCACCGTTAATCACTTTTCGATATCCACTAATGTAGCCCCATTTAAGCAGCTCCTTCATAGAACGGTAATACGTTGTCCTGGATCCAAGATTAGATTCATCCATCATTTCATATGATTTGATGAGGATAACGGGGTTATTTTCCTGTTTTTGCCATTTCAATAGCAGGCTGATATACAGCGTTACATGATGAGATTTAATGTTCTTGTCTGCCATTTGCAATTGCCAAAAGGCAGGTAGTTGTATATCTAAATTAAAGTGAGTATTCATGGAGGATACAATACATCGTTAATAAAGGGATTACTAACAATACGAAACGATTGCATCCTCGGGTCTTCGGTACACGCGCCCACGGCTGCATATGCAATCGGTCGTCACGATGTATCGAATGACTAATGGGTTAAACATAGGCTTTTTTCGAAAGGTGAAACAATAATTGAAATAACATAAAACCACTGCAACGGGAGGTTCAGTGAAAAAATATGTGCCTCTACGTAACAGGATCACAAGTACTACTTTCCAGTCAGCATACCCCCATAAAACAACTCACTCAAAACATAAAATACTGATTATTAAAACCTCGTTTAGTCATCATTAAGTATCAATACTCAATCCACTCACCCGTTTGCCCATGATTCACTATAACGACTCTCCATTGAAAAAAAATTCCATCCCATTATATTTTCTATTGAACCATCCCAAATATCACTATTCAACATCCGTTGCGACGCTCCCTTCAACCTAAAATTCTCTCTTCACCTTCCCATAAAAGATTTTACCGATCGTCCCACTTCTGATACCATCGATCGTCCCACTTCTGATACAATCGATCATCCCACTTCTGGTACCATCGATCATCCCACTTCCGGTACCATCGATCGTCCCACTTCCGGCACGCCTGTTTTTTTCATTCGCCCCTCTCTAAATTGCCAACCATATCGAACTAAACAACACACATAAACGCATCACACACCTATATCAAACCGTACCAATATATGAACCTATTATCCAACATCGCCAAAATCGTTAACACTAAAGTGCATACGATTCCTCACCTGGAATCCAACACCCAATTCGCATCCACCCTCGAAACAGAAAAAGAAAACATCATCTCCGCCCTTCAGAAAAAACTCTTCTCTCTCGATGATAAACTAGACCAATACATCCAGCTTCATCAAAAAAAACTGTCAGAACTAATGGAAACAATCTCAAACATTCTACCCGAAGAACTATTCACCACACCACCCCCTGATAACCACCTCATCCAGTTATACTACACCTTATACGACATACAGGTCTGCCTTGAAAAAGACTGTGCCCCCTACCTTGATTTTCACTGTAAAATCCCATTTATCTATTTACTCTCCGCCCGCCAGGCATTCACAAAAGAAATCCCCCTCCTACGCCAGCTACTTTCCTCATTTGGTATCATTGATTTTGTCCAGGAAATCATTATCGCCCCATTCGAAGAGGTCCTACAAACCGACAATATCAGTTACCACCGACTTTACTATATCAAAGAACTTAGCAAACATCTTCAACAACTTCCGTCGGACAGCACTTCCGAACATGTTGAGAACATCCTGATCTACATGAATTTTAATAATGAAATCTACCTGAACTACCGGCTGGATATAATCTCAGAAAATATCAAATCATTTCCTACAACCCAACAGCAACTCATCCAAACAAAATTGCTGTTAAAAATGAATAGTCAAAAACGGCAACATCCCAACTATCGATACACACATCACCTTCCCTCCCTAAAGGAACAAATCCGTGATTGGCTCACCGACGAACATACATTTCTGGAACAAAAAATCCTTTACCCTGAAAACACCTTATTACCAGAAGAAGTCGCCAGATGGCAGGCCTATAAAGTAAAAGTAGATCTCTCAGTCAATGAACTGGGTTACCTGATCCGCTTAATGATAGAACACGGCCTGATATTAAACGACAACAGAACCGAAGTCGCTGATTTTTTTGCCCAGTATTTCGCCACTAATAATCAGAAATCGCTCTCCCACCTAAGTCTCAGACAAAAAATGTATAACTATCCACCCTCATCCACAGAATCAGTAAGAGGTCTTTTGCTGGATCTTTTCAACACCAGTAAACAATTAAAAAACGATCACCTACCCAGGAAGTCATCCTCCCCCTGATACAGGCGTATTAAATCAATGCCTGCACAAAGTGCGTGTGGGTGCCCGAAATACCAACAACAAAGCCGCTCTTAAAGCTTTACTATGTAGTCAATCACATATCCTGCACCAGCCCCATACCAAATGCCCACCCTCATCTTTTTCCACCTCACAACCCATTACAAACCAATACCCTAACAGGGGTTACAGTAACCCCTGTAACTATTCCAGCGTGCTTTATCTCCGTTCATTTGCATCATCAACAAAGCAATCAAAACGCAATGCCAACACAAATAGTAACACTTGACGATCTGCATCATTTCAAAAAAGAACTCTTTACCGAACTAAGAGACCTATTCAAACCTGCATCACCCATCGTCAAAAAATGGCTAAAAACATGGGAAGTCAAAGACATGCTCGGCCTCTCATCCGGCACCTTACAAACCATGCGCTCAAACGGAACGATTAGCTATACCAAAATAGGCGGATTAGTCTTCTACGACTACGATGATATCATGAAACTGATGGAAGCGCAAAAAAAGGGCGGAAAACCAGCTAAAAACAGATACTAATGCAGGACATGTACCGGGTAAACTACATCCGGCATCAAAAAGCCTTCTATTCCCACGTCCGTAAAGACAACCGGTTAAAGGCAAATGACATCAGCCTCTACCTGGCCCTCTTCCAGATCTGGAACAACCAGCACTTCCGGAACCGGTTTCCCATCATACGCGAAGAAGTGATGCTCCTCAGCAGAATAGGCTCCCGGAACACCTATACTAACTGTCTGAAGTGGCTACATACATGCGGTTACATCATCTATCAACCATCTAACCGCCCATATGTCCCCAGCCTGGTCAGTATCGTCCCATTTACGGGGAAAAGCACAAAACAGCTTACCCTGTTCGACGAACCTAATCCCAAAAGAGAGACACGCACTAAGCTCAGAAAAGAGACACATACACGTCTCAAAAAAGAGACACCTACATGTCCCAAAATCGATACTACCATAGTCCCAAAAATGAGACACAATTATAATAAACAAATAAACAATCAAACAGAGAGTAAAAGTACACGCTCAAAAAAAAATTCAATTATCAATGAAAAAAAAACACCAACAATAGAAGCCGCCATGGATTGGTTTTCCCAAAGAGGCCACCCGCCTCAGGAAGCCCGCAAATTTTTCTACCACTACCAGGCCATTGACTGGATGCTCAGCGGCCACCCAATAGCGGACTGGCAGGCCGCCGCCGCAAAATGGTCCGAAAACATAAAAACCACAAAACATGACAAACATGACAAACCCGGAAAACTCCACACCGACAACAACAAAGCCTACACCCACCCCTTATGACTATCATTACCTGCTGCAGTACGTCTCCAGCATAGGAAAAGACATGTACGGAAGAGACTACACCATTGCGGATATAGACAAACCTATCATTTCCCGTCTCTTATGCTATTTCCTAAAAGACAGGGAAGTTGCCGCCGCCGAAAAAATAGACCTGCAGAAAGGCATACTCCTCATGGGCCCTGTCGGCTGCGGCAAATCTTCCATCATGAAAATCATGAACAACTTTTGCCCTGCACCAGATAAACCAGTTTTCCACTCCTGCAATGAAATCGCCATTGATTTCAATACCAAAGGATACGAAACCATTCTAAAATATACCAAAGGGAGTTTCTTCCCATACACCTCCATCCCCCGCGTTCATTGTTTCGATGACCTCGGCCTTGAACCACCTGGATACTATTATGGCAACAACAGCAATGTCATGGCAGAAATCCTACTGTCCCGATACAACTATTTTACCTCGTGCGATATGATCACCCATATCACCACGAACCTGAACACCAGCGAGCTGGAAGCCATATACGGCAATCGTATCCGCAGCCGCATGCGCGAAATGTTCAATCAAATCATATTCAGTAACACATCACCTGATAAACGAAAATAATTATGTATCCAACATTCGTCAAACAAAAAGAAAGCAACCCATACAACAGTACCCGTACCCTCGAAATCTGTGGTCAAAGCTACCTCGCCCACACCGCCGATCCTTACATCGACGACGCTATCAGTCTGGCAGCTCTCTGGCACTCCCACCAGATCACTTACCCCCGTATCATCCACTTAAGAAACTGGATCCGGGAAAATGATCAACACGGGCACAGCATCCCATTTAAACACATAAAAGACATCATGGGCTGCAAGTATTTTGTAGATAGCGTCATTGAAGCTGAATTTTCCAACAT is a genomic window of Chitinophaga sp. LS1 containing:
- a CDS encoding VOC family protein encodes the protein MKKFVLILTGLLAGYLSTDAQTPLTSKAITMEKVSPNIYVRNIKQTVDFYKQLGFEVLTMVPDKGDPVFVLMRCGGVTFMFQTFESIGNTLPLISRNDGGSLLLYIKVENISALFVKIKDKVTILHGLEKTFYGATEFSIVDNNNYLLTFAEYE
- a CDS encoding ATPase — its product is MTNMTNPENSTPTTTKPTPTPYDYHYLLQYVSSIGKDMYGRDYTIADIDKPIISRLLCYFLKDREVAAAEKIDLQKGILLMGPVGCGKSSIMKIMNNFCPAPDKPVFHSCNEIAIDFNTKGYETILKYTKGSFFPYTSIPRVHCFDDLGLEPPGYYYGNNSNVMAEILLSRYNYFTSCDMITHITTNLNTSELEAIYGNRIRSRMREMFNQIIFSNTSPDKRK
- a CDS encoding MarR family winged helix-turn-helix transcriptional regulator, whose amino-acid sequence is MQKKIEFKFKNPGESPGYLLGQVTLLWQRKHKKVLDPLNLTQTQFVLLTALGWLSRENDTVTQVDIANQGNADRMMVSKVLRTLEEKKFISRQEHPTDTRAKVIKLTNEGAKVLQKALTAIENADIEFFSVIDNNLSSFNSNMINLIEQNKEE
- a CDS encoding helix-hairpin-helix domain-containing protein — protein: MKEIHHRSIRELKAVLNVSEIRAMELRAISEFQTIPSIGKQFAENLMQLGFYSLKEIRGKDPAKLFDRLELQTGVWIDPCVEDQFRLVVYYSDHPDSALNWWDFTSERKAFRQKNGYPANRPQRPWFDLEQYKTVNRVKAFAESTKADLHQKLKLAIKYMHENIDEEITLAKLSGAAHISTFHFLRLFKATYEVSPNQYLTRLRMKKACRLLKKTNQTVSGICSSCGFGNQSSFIRLFKKEFGMTPHVFRKQHLS
- a CDS encoding helix-turn-helix domain-containing protein, with product MPTQIVTLDDLHHFKKELFTELRDLFKPASPIVKKWLKTWEVKDMLGLSSGTLQTMRSNGTISYTKIGGLVFYDYDDIMKLMEAQKKGGKPAKNRY
- a CDS encoding VOC family protein, with the protein product MIQLTFASLQVKNLEASKEFYTQKLGFEIDNSNPQACIFKYNQGQASFAIRTPLEPIEEKELGIGVALWFAVNENVDELKEKLITNGITTTGPIIETPFGRAFHVKDLDGYKLTFLNTI